One window from the genome of Carnobacteriaceae bacterium zg-84 encodes:
- a CDS encoding acetyl-CoA C-acetyltransferase codes for MKDIVIVGALRTPIGKFLGGLRQYSAVELGTIVSTTLLEKTKINKDSVDYAIFGNVLQANNGQNPARQIALKSGLNQQTPAVTVNEVCGSGLKAIMLAYQSLALGDANMILAGGTESMSNAPHYAINERTGAKYGHQSLFDSILVDGLTDAFSQQHMGLTAENIAKKYHITREEQDNFAFYSHQKAIQHIQHESLCAIDELTQDESIRLNISLDSLGKLPPAFDKNGSVTAGNASPLNDGAAALLLTTRDYAQQHNLPILASILGYSEIGNDPDYMGMAPVNAVHTLCQKTSLTLENFDCIELNEAFAAQSLAVIHELGLNQEKVNMSGGAIALGHPIGASGARIVVSLLHQLKETKGTYGLATLCVGGGIGIALAIKNEQ; via the coding sequence ATGAAAGATATTGTCATTGTTGGTGCATTACGGACACCTATCGGTAAATTTTTAGGAGGATTACGTCAATATTCTGCTGTTGAACTAGGTACAATAGTATCCACTACATTACTTGAAAAAACAAAAATAAATAAAGATTCTGTTGATTACGCTATTTTTGGCAATGTTCTACAAGCGAATAATGGACAAAATCCTGCTCGTCAAATTGCTTTAAAAAGTGGATTAAACCAACAAACTCCTGCCGTGACGGTTAATGAAGTTTGTGGCTCAGGCTTAAAAGCGATTATGTTAGCTTATCAATCTTTAGCTTTAGGTGATGCAAACATGATATTAGCCGGTGGTACAGAGAGCATGTCAAATGCTCCACACTACGCAATAAATGAACGAACAGGTGCTAAATATGGACATCAATCATTATTCGACAGTATTTTAGTCGACGGATTGACAGATGCTTTTAGTCAGCAACACATGGGTCTTACCGCTGAAAATATTGCTAAAAAATACCACATTACACGTGAAGAACAGGATAATTTTGCATTCTACTCACATCAAAAAGCCATTCAACATATTCAACACGAGTCATTATGTGCTATTGATGAACTAACTCAAGACGAAAGTATTCGTTTAAATATCTCATTAGATTCTCTGGGGAAACTCCCTCCCGCCTTTGATAAAAACGGATCGGTAACAGCAGGAAATGCTTCTCCATTAAATGATGGTGCAGCAGCATTACTCTTAACAACACGTGATTATGCACAACAACACAACTTACCTATACTAGCAAGTATACTCGGTTATTCTGAAATTGGAAATGACCCAGACTATATGGGAATGGCTCCCGTTAATGCTGTTCATACACTATGTCAAAAAACTAGCCTCACTCTCGAGAATTTTGATTGTATTGAACTGAATGAAGCATTTGCCGCTCAAAGTCTTGCCGTGATACATGAACTTGGATTAAATCAAGAAAAAGTTAATATGTCTGGTGGAGCTATTGCTTTAGGACACCCAATCGGTGCTTCCGGAGCGAGAATTGTTGTTTCTCTTTTACATCAACTAAAAGAAACAAAAGGAACATACGGATTAGCAACACTTTGTGTTGGTGGTGGTATTGGTATTGCACTCGCTATTAAAAACGAACAATAA
- the rplA gene encoding 50S ribosomal protein L1 has protein sequence MAKKSKKFQAAAAKIDATKSYSAEEAVALVKETDYAKFDATVEVAYRLGIDTRKADQQLRGAIVLPHGTGKTARVLVFAKGEKAKEAEAAGADFVGEVDLIEKVAGGWFDFDVIVATPDMMGQVGRLGRVLGPKGLMPNPKTGTVTMDVTKAVEEIKAGKVTYRADKAGNLHVTVGKVSFDNEKLLENLKAIHETVVRIKPSTAKGQYIKNVSLTSTLGPGVRVDSNTL, from the coding sequence ATGGCAAAGAAAAGTAAAAAATTCCAAGCAGCTGCTGCGAAAATTGATGCAACAAAATCATATTCAGCAGAAGAAGCAGTTGCATTAGTAAAAGAAACAGACTATGCAAAATTTGACGCAACAGTTGAAGTTGCTTACCGTTTAGGTATTGATACAAGAAAAGCAGACCAACAATTACGTGGTGCTATCGTATTACCACATGGTACTGGTAAAACAGCTCGTGTATTAGTATTTGCTAAAGGCGAAAAAGCGAAAGAAGCAGAAGCAGCTGGAGCAGATTTTGTTGGTGAAGTTGACTTAATCGAAAAAGTTGCAGGTGGATGGTTCGACTTCGATGTTATCGTTGCAACACCTGATATGATGGGTCAAGTTGGTCGTTTAGGTCGTGTATTAGGACCTAAAGGCTTAATGCCAAACCCTAAAACTGGTACAGTAACAATGGATGTTACAAAAGCTGTTGAAGAAATCAAAGCTGGTAAAGTAACATACCGTGCTGATAAAGCAGGTAACTTGCACGTAACAGTTGGTAAAGTATCATTCGATAACGAAAAATTATTAGAAAACTTAAAAGCAATCCATGAAACAGTTGTTCGTATCAAACCATCAACTGCTAAAGGACAATACATTAAAAATGTATCATTAACATCTACATTAGGACCTGGTGTTCGTGTAGATAGCAACACATTATAA
- a CDS encoding YegS/Rv2252/BmrU family lipid kinase — MEVRTTMSKDKVYILVNEQSGGGKGLHLSNEVTAYLSRVHIPYILFKTAYKEHAYSLTRRIAKEYCQQENILFLVIGGDGTLHEVIETLVSMNLHIPVGFIPAGTGNDFSRYFPSTKSPISHLKKLLYAKETIQVPILQTENGIAINSFGVGFDAQVVAMTEQSLLKEKLNKIGLGFAVYFINVLRALFRFKTFTCTIETSSGITKTFDHAFLVCVMNNPYFGGGIYMEPSLSLMDNQFSIVVLHDVGFKDILRFIPKLFQQKHLNDKVLFNHHDISATLHLPKHATMQIDGEVSATKTKEIKVSLASYPFWKI; from the coding sequence ATGGAAGTGAGAACAACTATGTCAAAAGATAAAGTCTATATTCTAGTGAATGAACAATCAGGTGGTGGAAAAGGACTTCACCTATCAAACGAGGTCACAGCATATTTATCTCGTGTTCATATCCCTTATATTCTGTTTAAAACAGCCTATAAAGAACATGCTTATTCCTTAACAAGACGCATCGCCAAAGAATATTGTCAACAAGAAAATATTTTATTTTTAGTCATTGGTGGCGACGGCACATTACACGAAGTCATCGAAACACTTGTCAGCATGAACTTACATATACCCGTTGGTTTTATACCTGCCGGTACGGGAAATGATTTTTCGAGATATTTCCCTAGCACCAAGTCCCCTATTTCCCACTTGAAAAAATTATTATACGCCAAAGAAACGATACAAGTCCCTATCTTACAAACAGAAAACGGTATTGCTATCAATAGCTTTGGTGTCGGATTTGATGCGCAAGTGGTTGCTATGACTGAACAATCTTTGCTTAAAGAAAAATTAAATAAAATCGGACTTGGTTTTGCAGTTTATTTTATCAATGTTTTAAGAGCATTATTTCGCTTTAAAACATTTACATGCACCATTGAAACGTCATCAGGCATTACCAAAACATTCGATCACGCTTTCCTTGTTTGTGTGATGAATAATCCTTATTTTGGTGGTGGTATATATATGGAGCCTAGTTTATCTTTAATGGACAATCAATTCAGCATTGTTGTCTTACACGATGTCGGTTTTAAAGATATTCTCCGCTTTATACCAAAACTATTTCAACAAAAACATTTAAATGATAAAGTTCTTTTCAATCATCATGATATTTCTGCAACATTGCATCTACCTAAACATGCTACGATGCAAATAGACGGTGAAGTGAGTGCTACTAAAACAAAAGAAATAAAAGTATCTTTAGCGTCATATCCATTTTGGAAAATTTAA
- a CDS encoding glutaredoxin, whose translation MAHVLYYSSLCPDTPPFVEALKERNISYEAVDITESMKNLKRFLQLRDERAEFNERKKWGFVGVPVLVTENNQFIFDFNDILGTTCTPPVI comes from the coding sequence ATGGCACACGTTTTATACTACAGTTCACTTTGTCCAGATACTCCACCATTTGTAGAAGCATTAAAAGAAAGAAATATTTCATACGAAGCGGTAGATATTACAGAAAGTATGAAAAACCTAAAACGTTTTTTACAGTTGCGTGATGAACGTGCTGAATTCAATGAACGAAAAAAATGGGGATTTGTTGGAGTTCCTGTGCTAGTCACTGAAAACAATCAATTTATATTTGATTTTAATGATATTTTAGGGACAACATGCACACCACCAGTTATTTAA
- the rplK gene encoding 50S ribosomal protein L11 — MAKKVVKIVKLQIPAGKATPAPPVGSTLGQAQVNIMGFCKEFNARTADQAGLIIPVVISVYEDRSFDFVTKTPPAAVLLKKAAKVEKGSGEPNKKKVATVTRQQVKEIAELKAPDLNAASVEAAMRMVEGTARSMGFTVAD; from the coding sequence GTGGCTAAAAAAGTTGTCAAAATTGTTAAATTGCAAATCCCTGCAGGAAAAGCAACACCAGCTCCACCAGTAGGGTCAACATTAGGTCAAGCACAAGTAAACATCATGGGATTCTGTAAAGAATTCAATGCACGTACAGCTGACCAAGCAGGTTTAATTATTCCTGTTGTTATTAGTGTTTATGAAGATCGTTCATTCGATTTCGTAACAAAAACACCACCAGCTGCAGTATTATTGAAAAAAGCAGCTAAAGTAGAAAAAGGTTCTGGAGAACCTAACAAGAAAAAAGTAGCGACAGTTACTCGTCAACAAGTTAAAGAAATCGCTGAATTAAAAGCACCAGATTTAAACGCAGCAAGCGTAGAAGCTGCTATGCGTATGGTTGAAGGTACAGCACGTTCAATGGGCTTCACCGTAGCTGACTAA
- a CDS encoding DNA polymerase III subunit alpha, translated as MFTPAQMMTAFSLLKSPTSISQYVTDAKEKGYTTLVLSEWQTLSSAVSFFNECQKQHVKPIIGLTFPIDQMILVAISMNEKGYLELVDLSSQLLLEQFSVKQLSNYQHITFLTTQNITREQLTYLCEYIDKKFLRISVYADDTKHISLAREYQIDTIANRVVKYLNPTDYLTLKVLQSIEDNTTIEETMTGQTGADYLPYAQQFKENFQEYSDILYQTEQFYESIDTHIPLHQLLLPKFSTHAYDELRQIAYAGLEKRGLQLSVYQERLEKELSIINQMGFSDYFLIVWDLMTYAHQEGIMTGAGRGSSAASLVSYCLNITQVDPIQNQLLFERFLNPERYTMPDIDLDFPDNRRQDMLQYVAKKYGADKVAQIATFGTFAAKQALRDVSRVLGCTQVELKKWSSSVPNSLKITLKQAYEQSVSLQKLVEKSEKNKLIFDLACKIEGLPRHVSTHAAGVVISDRPLTTIIPIQQSEPLHLTQFAMQDVEQVGLLKMDFLGLKNLSILADAQNAIQKINPQFNVWHIDFQDEKTLDIFRKADTEGVFQFESPGIKRVLQFVSPNSLEEVAAVNALYRPGPMQQIPHFADRKHQKELVVYPHDDLKDILEETYGIIVYQEQVMQIANKMAGFSLGQADLLRRAIGKMKKDVLLAEKEHFIMGAIQNGYSKEIATTVYEYIEKFANYGFPKSHAFAYSVLAYQLAYMKAHYPHAFYLALLLHVNAKSERFTSYLMEAKQHGVTFLLPHINKSHIEHTVQGEGTILFGLSAIQGIYKDLRYAIVKERFAHGIYQSFEDFVSRMDKRYCKKDILETLIFSGAFDCFGKTRATLVSSIDAVLDNTSLFLGILPLKEERLEEYDEDTIREKEKEILGYAFSNDALDAFMPYYQTGQLQKTADIVSHQQVILLGYLRKIKKITTKNNKRMAFAVLEDAFGKVNMTIFPTVYVANMSHIEENELIVVHGKIEWTEREELTCIVQRFETVDAFLQKENQCFLKIEDSTMLKDIQALLLKHPGHTQVVVYFSQSDVYKKMPEKYNVYFQDAFKKEVEDLLGSGNVVLRKNKK; from the coding sequence ATGTTTACACCAGCACAAATGATGACAGCCTTTAGTTTGCTGAAAAGTCCTACATCTATATCGCAATATGTGACAGATGCAAAAGAAAAAGGGTATACAACACTTGTACTAAGTGAATGGCAAACTTTATCCAGTGCTGTATCATTTTTTAATGAGTGTCAAAAACAACATGTCAAACCAATTATCGGACTAACATTTCCAATAGATCAAATGATTCTTGTAGCTATTTCGATGAATGAAAAAGGATATTTAGAGCTCGTTGATTTATCAAGTCAACTATTGCTAGAACAATTTTCTGTAAAGCAATTATCAAATTATCAGCATATTACGTTTTTAACAACACAAAATATCACAAGAGAACAGCTGACATATCTATGTGAGTATATTGATAAAAAGTTTTTACGTATTAGTGTATATGCTGATGACACTAAACACATATCTCTTGCACGTGAGTATCAAATTGATACGATTGCCAATCGTGTTGTGAAATATTTGAACCCGACAGATTATTTAACACTTAAAGTATTACAATCTATTGAAGATAATACAACTATTGAGGAAACAATGACAGGGCAAACGGGAGCAGATTATTTACCTTATGCACAACAATTTAAAGAAAACTTTCAAGAGTATTCTGATATTTTGTATCAAACAGAACAATTTTATGAGAGTATTGATACGCATATTCCTTTACATCAATTACTACTTCCAAAATTTAGTACGCATGCTTATGATGAATTAAGACAGATTGCTTATGCTGGATTAGAAAAAAGAGGACTACAGTTATCTGTTTATCAAGAACGTTTGGAAAAAGAACTATCAATTATCAATCAAATGGGATTTTCAGATTATTTTTTAATTGTTTGGGATTTGATGACGTATGCACATCAAGAGGGTATTATGACAGGAGCAGGGCGTGGGTCATCTGCTGCTTCATTAGTGTCTTATTGTTTAAATATTACACAAGTAGATCCTATTCAAAATCAGTTACTATTCGAGCGTTTTTTAAATCCAGAAAGGTATACTATGCCCGATATTGATTTAGATTTTCCAGATAATAGACGTCAAGACATGTTACAATATGTTGCGAAAAAATATGGAGCAGATAAAGTGGCACAAATTGCAACTTTTGGAACCTTTGCAGCGAAACAAGCTTTGCGTGATGTTTCTCGAGTATTAGGATGTACACAAGTAGAATTGAAAAAATGGTCATCTAGTGTGCCAAATAGTTTGAAAATAACACTAAAACAAGCGTATGAACAATCTGTTTCTTTGCAAAAACTCGTCGAAAAATCTGAGAAAAACAAACTGATTTTTGATTTAGCTTGTAAAATTGAAGGATTGCCTCGTCATGTATCCACACATGCTGCAGGTGTAGTTATTAGTGACAGACCTTTAACAACCATTATTCCAATTCAACAATCAGAGCCATTGCATTTAACGCAGTTTGCTATGCAAGATGTGGAACAAGTCGGATTGTTAAAAATGGATTTTTTAGGATTGAAAAATTTATCTATTTTAGCAGATGCTCAAAATGCAATACAAAAAATAAATCCACAATTTAATGTATGGCATATTGATTTCCAAGATGAAAAAACATTAGATATTTTTAGGAAAGCAGATACGGAAGGTGTTTTTCAGTTTGAATCACCGGGTATCAAACGTGTCTTGCAATTTGTTTCTCCAAATTCACTTGAAGAAGTAGCTGCTGTCAATGCATTGTATCGTCCGGGGCCAATGCAGCAAATTCCTCATTTTGCCGATAGAAAGCATCAAAAAGAATTGGTCGTCTATCCTCATGATGACTTAAAAGATATTTTAGAAGAAACGTATGGTATTATTGTATATCAGGAACAAGTCATGCAAATTGCAAATAAAATGGCAGGATTTTCATTAGGGCAAGCTGATTTGTTAAGACGTGCTATTGGAAAAATGAAAAAAGATGTTCTACTTGCTGAAAAAGAGCATTTTATTATGGGAGCTATTCAAAACGGTTATTCAAAAGAGATTGCCACAACTGTTTATGAATATATTGAAAAATTTGCCAATTATGGTTTTCCAAAATCACATGCCTTTGCCTATTCGGTATTAGCTTATCAGTTAGCCTATATGAAAGCCCATTATCCACATGCTTTTTATTTAGCATTATTATTACATGTTAATGCTAAAAGTGAGCGATTTACAAGTTATTTAATGGAAGCCAAACAACATGGGGTGACATTTTTATTGCCTCATATCAATAAAAGTCATATAGAGCATACAGTTCAAGGTGAGGGAACGATTTTATTTGGGCTATCGGCTATTCAAGGTATTTATAAAGATTTACGGTATGCGATTGTGAAAGAGCGTTTTGCTCATGGCATATATCAATCTTTTGAAGATTTTGTGTCGCGTATGGATAAACGTTATTGTAAAAAGGATATTTTGGAAACATTGATTTTTTCTGGGGCTTTTGATTGTTTTGGTAAAACAAGAGCAACCCTTGTATCAAGTATTGATGCTGTTTTAGATAATACGTCTTTATTTTTAGGTATCTTACCGTTGAAAGAAGAAAGGCTTGAAGAATATGATGAGGATACCATTCGAGAAAAAGAAAAAGAAATTTTAGGTTATGCCTTTTCAAATGATGCACTTGATGCCTTCATGCCATATTATCAAACAGGACAATTACAAAAAACAGCAGATATAGTATCTCATCAGCAGGTTATATTATTAGGTTATTTAAGAAAAATCAAAAAAATTACAACTAAAAATAATAAACGTATGGCGTTTGCTGTTTTAGAAGATGCCTTTGGAAAAGTAAATATGACCATATTTCCAACAGTGTATGTTGCGAATATGTCACATATAGAAGAAAATGAATTGATTGTTGTACATGGTAAAATTGAGTGGACAGAAAGAGAAGAACTTACATGTATCGTGCAACGTTTTGAAACAGTAGATGCTTTTTTACAAAAAGAGAATCAATGCTTTTTAAAAATAGAAGATAGTACAATGTTGAAAGATATTCAAGCATTATTATTGAAACATCCTGGGCATACACAAGTTGTCGTTTATTTTAGTCAGTCAGATGTTTATAAAAAAATGCCTGAAAAGTACAATGTTTATTTTCAAGACGCTTTCAAAAAAGAGGTTGAAGATTTATTAGGTAGTGGAAATGTGGTCCTGAGAAAAAATAAAAAATAA
- the pyk gene encoding pyruvate kinase, which produces MKKTKIVCTLGPSSQTVEQLVKMIDAGMNVARFNFSHGSHEEHLARFNALKEARKIAGKPCAILLDTKGPEIRTHDMKDGAIALETGMIVRVSMEQVEGTVERFSVSYPELINDVTVGSRILVDDGLVSLRVTEIDAFNKDIVTIVENSGVIKNKKGVNVPNVSVNLPGITQKDADDIRFGIKNGIDYIAASFVRRASDVLEIIKILEEENATHIQIIPKIENQEGVDNIDEILAVSHGLMVARGDLGVEIPTEDVPIVQKALIKKCNMVGKPVITATQMLDSMQRNPRPTRAEAGDVANAIFDGTDAVMLSGESAAGDYPLEAVQTMANICVRTEQALENQDVFKLKQFKQDITEAIGRSVGHNARSLGIETIVAATSSGHTARMISKYRPKSNIIALTFSERAQLGLSLVWGVQAVYVEKPSSTDAIFTEADKVVKELGFAKSGDVIIVTAGLPVGEAGTTNMMKLQEVQ; this is translated from the coding sequence ATGAAAAAAACAAAAATCGTTTGTACGTTAGGTCCGTCAAGCCAAACTGTTGAACAATTAGTGAAAATGATTGATGCTGGTATGAACGTGGCACGCTTTAACTTTTCACATGGTTCTCATGAAGAACATTTAGCACGTTTTAATGCGTTAAAAGAAGCAAGAAAAATAGCAGGTAAACCATGTGCTATTTTATTAGATACAAAGGGACCAGAAATTCGTACACATGATATGAAAGACGGAGCGATTGCTTTAGAAACAGGTATGATTGTCCGTGTAAGTATGGAACAAGTGGAAGGAACAGTAGAACGTTTCTCTGTTAGTTATCCAGAATTGATTAATGATGTGACTGTTGGTAGCCGTATTTTAGTAGACGACGGATTAGTGTCATTAAGAGTGACAGAGATTGATGCATTTAATAAAGATATTGTGACAATCGTTGAAAATTCAGGTGTTATTAAAAATAAAAAAGGTGTCAATGTACCAAATGTAAGTGTGAATTTACCAGGTATTACACAAAAAGATGCTGACGATATTCGTTTTGGTATTAAAAATGGTATTGACTATATTGCAGCAAGTTTTGTTCGTCGTGCCAGCGATGTATTAGAAATTATCAAGATTTTAGAAGAAGAAAATGCGACACATATTCAAATTATTCCAAAAATCGAAAACCAAGAAGGTGTCGATAATATTGATGAAATTTTAGCTGTATCACACGGATTGATGGTTGCTCGTGGTGATTTAGGTGTTGAAATTCCAACAGAAGATGTACCAATCGTGCAAAAAGCTTTGATTAAAAAATGTAATATGGTTGGAAAACCAGTTATTACAGCAACACAAATGTTAGATTCAATGCAACGCAACCCACGTCCAACACGTGCAGAAGCAGGAGATGTTGCAAATGCAATTTTTGACGGAACAGATGCTGTGATGTTATCTGGTGAATCAGCAGCCGGAGATTATCCATTAGAAGCTGTTCAAACAATGGCAAATATTTGTGTTCGTACAGAGCAGGCATTAGAAAATCAAGATGTATTTAAATTGAAACAATTTAAACAAGATATTACAGAAGCTATTGGACGTTCAGTAGGTCATAATGCACGTAGCTTAGGTATTGAAACAATTGTTGCAGCAACAAGTTCAGGTCATACAGCACGTATGATTTCAAAATATCGTCCAAAATCAAATATTATTGCACTGACTTTCTCAGAAAGAGCACAATTAGGTTTATCACTTGTATGGGGAGTTCAAGCTGTATACGTTGAAAAACCATCTTCAACAGATGCTATTTTTACAGAAGCAGACAAAGTGGTGAAAGAGTTAGGATTTGCTAAATCTGGAGATGTGATTATTGTAACAGCAGGTTTACCAGTTGGTGAAGCCGGTACAACAAACATGATGAAACTACAAGAAGTACAATAA
- a CDS encoding IS1182 family transposase, which yields MVFLKDIYGIKSMRETIKRVETDVAFRWFLNLPFSKPTPHYSTFSQNYIRRFQGTSVFEDIFNTIVHQAISHHLISGTALFTDSTHIKANANKNKFRNAVIEVVQERKRDLENEINAEREAIGKKPFSYTDKIISKNIKESTTDKESGYYHRDNKEKGFMYLDHRSVDGKHNFIVDCFITPGNVHDSVPYMSRLTYVMEKFKFDVNCVALDSGYYKKDILKFLEEKKIFSVIGYRRFHRNPDHKFFRYDSSRDCFTDTRTGEIYTYRNIDRQGYKQYRISDNSNKRILRRAIDADVYDRCRERRLSTFGKALYKRRKETIERSFADSKQNHGYRFAQYRGVAKMQQYTWLSCAAQNMKKMAILLTRDSHFLQYSSLFIIFKCKIQRIFQNWKNTLDFLSLLSTV from the coding sequence TTGGTCTTTTTAAAAGATATTTATGGCATTAAATCCATGCGAGAAACCATTAAACGTGTCGAAACGGATGTAGCGTTTAGATGGTTTTTAAACCTCCCTTTCTCTAAACCTACCCCACATTATTCTACTTTCTCTCAAAATTATATTCGCCGTTTTCAAGGGACTTCTGTGTTTGAAGATATATTTAATACTATTGTACACCAAGCTATCTCACATCATTTAATTAGTGGGACAGCTTTATTCACAGATTCCACACACATTAAAGCAAACGCCAATAAAAATAAATTTAGAAACGCTGTTATTGAAGTGGTTCAAGAACGTAAGCGAGATTTAGAAAACGAAATCAACGCCGAACGAGAAGCTATTGGAAAAAAGCCTTTTAGCTACACAGATAAAATCATCTCTAAAAACATAAAAGAAAGTACGACTGATAAAGAAAGCGGCTATTACCATCGGGATAATAAAGAAAAAGGATTTATGTACTTAGACCATCGTAGTGTAGATGGTAAACACAATTTTATTGTAGACTGCTTTATTACGCCAGGAAATGTTCATGATAGTGTACCGTATATGTCACGATTAACGTATGTGATGGAAAAATTTAAATTTGATGTGAATTGTGTCGCGTTAGATAGCGGGTATTATAAAAAAGACATTTTAAAATTTTTAGAAGAGAAAAAGATATTTTCTGTGATTGGGTATAGACGTTTTCATCGCAATCCTGACCATAAGTTTTTTCGCTATGATTCATCTAGAGATTGTTTTACGGATACACGTACGGGAGAAATTTATACCTACAGAAACATTGATAGACAAGGATATAAGCAGTATCGTATAAGCGATAACAGTAATAAACGGATACTACGTCGAGCGATAGATGCTGATGTATATGATAGATGTCGTGAACGTCGATTATCTACGTTTGGGAAAGCACTATATAAACGACGGAAAGAAACGATTGAGCGTAGCTTTGCAGACTCTAAACAAAATCATGGGTATCGGTTTGCACAATATAGAGGAGTAGCCAAGATGCAACAGTACACTTGGTTATCTTGTGCTGCCCAAAATATGAAAAAAATGGCAATTCTGCTCACGAGAGATAGCCATTTTTTACAATATAGTTCTTTATTTATCATTTTTAAATGCAAAATCCAACGTATTTTTCAAAACTGGAAAAATACGTTGGATTTTTTATCGCTATTGTCAACAGTCTGA
- the pfkA gene encoding 6-phosphofructokinase, which yields MKRIAVLTSGGDAPGMNAAVRAVVRKALYEGMEVYGINYGYAGLVAGDIRQMSVSDVSDTISRGGTLLYSARYPEFANVEGQLKGIEQLKKYGIEGLVVIGGDGSYRGALALTKHGFPAVGIPGTIDNDIPGTDYTIGFDTAVNTALDALDRIRDTATSHVRTFIVEVMGRNAGDIALWAGVGSGAEQIIIPEVDTEMEDIVAKLKEGRQKGKKHTLIVLAEGVMGGNEFAQKLKEYGEQHTRVSVLGHIQRGGSPTARDRVLASLFGSKAVDLLLAGIGGVCVGIRDDKVIYTDIIETLEHGKHIPNLDLYRLNKEISG from the coding sequence ATGAAGCGTATTGCGGTTTTGACAAGTGGTGGAGATGCTCCTGGTATGAACGCAGCTGTTCGTGCAGTAGTACGTAAAGCCTTGTATGAAGGTATGGAAGTCTATGGTATCAATTATGGCTATGCTGGTTTGGTAGCAGGAGATATTCGTCAAATGAGTGTGAGCGATGTTAGCGATACAATTAGTAGAGGTGGTACACTATTATACTCTGCTCGTTATCCAGAATTTGCCAATGTTGAAGGTCAATTAAAAGGTATTGAGCAATTAAAAAAATATGGTATTGAAGGTTTAGTCGTTATTGGAGGAGATGGTTCTTATAGAGGAGCACTTGCTTTGACAAAACATGGTTTTCCAGCCGTAGGTATTCCAGGAACCATTGATAATGATATTCCTGGTACAGACTACACCATTGGATTTGATACAGCCGTTAATACAGCACTAGATGCTTTAGACCGCATTCGTGATACAGCAACAAGTCATGTACGTACGTTTATCGTTGAAGTAATGGGGCGTAATGCAGGAGATATTGCTTTATGGGCAGGTGTAGGTAGTGGTGCAGAGCAAATCATTATTCCAGAAGTAGATACAGAGATGGAAGATATTGTCGCTAAATTAAAAGAAGGACGTCAAAAAGGTAAAAAGCATACATTGATTGTTCTAGCAGAAGGTGTAATGGGCGGAAATGAATTTGCTCAAAAACTGAAAGAGTATGGCGAACAGCATACGCGTGTTTCTGTTTTAGGACATATTCAACGTGGAGGTTCTCCAACAGCTCGTGACCGTGTTCTAGCAAGTTTATTTGGATCGAAAGCCGTGGACTTATTACTTGCAGGTATTGGTGGCGTATGTGTAGGTATCCGTGATGATAAAGTCATTTATACAGATATTATTGAAACACTTGAACATGGTAAACATATACCAAACTTAGATTTGTATCGCTTAAATAAAGAAATTTCAGGATAG